The following coding sequences lie in one Bradyrhizobium sp. G127 genomic window:
- a CDS encoding protein-tyrosine phosphatase family protein → MIHVCSLAALPATVEATGARHILTVMANVAQVVRPPSVLETNHLRIQMDDINEPADGFVAPSPAHVEQALAFIRKWDRAAPMVIHCYAGISRSTASAFMAACALNPHRDEFSIARQIRAASPTAYPNRLIVTLADKVLGRNGRMVRALDDMGPGNMTIEGRPFRVEIE, encoded by the coding sequence ATGATTCACGTCTGCTCGCTTGCCGCCCTGCCCGCGACCGTCGAGGCGACCGGCGCCCGCCATATCCTGACCGTGATGGCCAATGTCGCTCAGGTGGTGCGTCCGCCCTCGGTGCTGGAGACCAATCACCTGCGCATCCAGATGGACGACATCAACGAGCCGGCCGACGGATTCGTCGCGCCGTCCCCCGCCCATGTCGAACAGGCGCTGGCCTTCATCCGCAAATGGGATCGCGCCGCGCCGATGGTGATCCATTGCTACGCCGGGATCAGCCGCTCCACCGCGAGCGCCTTCATGGCGGCCTGCGCGCTCAATCCGCACCGCGACGAATTCTCCATCGCGCGGCAGATCCGCGCCGCCTCGCCGACCGCCTATCCCAACCGGCTGATCGTCACGCTGGCGGACAAGGTGCTGGGCCGCAACGGGCGGATGGTCCGCGCGCTCGACGACATGGGCCCTGGCAACATGACCATCGAGGGCCGGCCGTTCCGCGTGGAGATCGAATGA
- a CDS encoding HD family hydrolase: MTAKKFSPSKAGRAWQRMLSGRRLDLLDPSPLDIEIEDIAHGLARVARWNGQTHGAHIFSVAQHTLLVEAVLRKQVPRVDHRVRLAAMLHDAPEYVIGDMISPFKAVIGGSYKAVEKRLLSAIHIRFGLPAVLPAEIEGQIKAADMGAAYLEATHLAGFGEAEAKRLFGRDPKLPAVTEKDYVTPWSAGRAEKQFLARFKALLG; encoded by the coding sequence ATGACCGCGAAGAAATTCTCCCCGTCCAAAGCAGGACGCGCATGGCAGCGCATGCTGTCGGGCCGCCGTCTCGACCTGCTCGATCCCTCGCCGCTCGACATCGAGATCGAGGACATCGCCCATGGTCTCGCGCGCGTCGCGCGCTGGAACGGCCAGACCCACGGCGCGCATATTTTCTCCGTCGCGCAGCACACGCTGCTGGTGGAAGCCGTGCTGCGCAAGCAGGTGCCGCGGGTCGATCACCGCGTGCGGCTGGCGGCGATGCTGCATGACGCGCCGGAATACGTCATCGGCGACATGATCTCGCCGTTCAAGGCGGTGATCGGAGGTTCGTATAAAGCTGTCGAAAAGCGGCTGCTCTCCGCGATCCATATTCGTTTTGGTTTGCCGGCGGTGTTGCCCGCCGAGATCGAAGGGCAGATCAAGGCCGCCGACATGGGCGCGGCCTATCTCGAGGCGACGCATCTGGCCGGCTTCGGCGAGGCGGAGGCGAAACGCCTGTTCGGCCGCGACCCCAAGCTGCCCGCCGTCACCGAGAAGGACTACGTGACGCCGTGGTCCGCCGGGCGGGCCGAGAAGCAGTTTCTCGCCCGATTCAAGGCCCTTCTGGGTTAG
- a CDS encoding DNA-3-methyladenine glycosylase I, giving the protein MRSARLHADGLHRCPWPGEDPLYIAYHDTEWGVPEYDDRALFEKLILDGFQAGLSWITILRKRDNFRKAFDDFEPAKIARYSDKKVAALMNDAGIVRNRAKIEGTINSAKSYLKIMEEGPGFSTFLWDFLDGKPKVNNFKTTASVPASTPVSIKMSKALLGHGFKFVGPTIVYAFMQATGMVNDHLVTCHCHDTCGKIKKPPRKISK; this is encoded by the coding sequence ATGAGAAGCGCGCGCCTGCATGCCGACGGCCTGCATCGCTGTCCGTGGCCGGGAGAGGATCCGCTCTACATCGCCTACCACGACACCGAATGGGGCGTTCCGGAATACGACGACCGCGCGCTGTTCGAGAAGCTGATCCTCGACGGCTTTCAGGCCGGGCTGTCGTGGATCACGATCCTGCGCAAGCGCGACAACTTCCGCAAGGCCTTCGACGATTTCGAGCCTGCGAAGATCGCGCGCTACAGCGACAAGAAGGTCGCGGCGCTGATGAACGACGCCGGCATCGTGCGCAACCGCGCCAAGATCGAAGGCACGATCAACAGCGCGAAGTCCTACCTGAAGATCATGGAGGAGGGTCCGGGATTCTCCACGTTCCTGTGGGACTTCCTCGACGGCAAGCCGAAGGTGAACAATTTCAAGACCACGGCGTCGGTCCCTGCGTCGACGCCGGTCTCGATCAAGATGTCGAAGGCGTTGCTCGGCCACGGCTTCAAGTTCGTCGGCCCGACCATCGTCTACGCCTTCATGCAGGCCACCGGCATGGTCAACGACCACCTCGTAACGTGCCACTGCCACGACACCTGCGGCAAGATAAAAAAGCCGCCGCGCAAAATATCGAAATGA
- a CDS encoding NAD regulator produces MSEKLLTPIEIGLTAAIVSIEDNEPLILTASGSDGDELAGLPFGPFDAVAHRTLEIGLRSWVEEQTGLRLGYVEQLYTFGDRGRHARRGDTDAHVASVGYLALTRAADNTSKPQVAGATFEPWYRYFPWEDWRDGPPAIIDRTILPALTDWAAQSEKPDTARALARGDRVRLYFGTQGAQWDEERVLDRYELLYEAGLIEESRRDGRPAALARKSLPALGTPMRFDHRRILATAIARLRAKLKYRPVVFELLPPEFTLTDLQRTVEAISGRHLHKQNFRRLVENGALVEPTGEMSTQTGGRPAALFRFRREVLQERPAPGLRVRGRRQN; encoded by the coding sequence ATGAGTGAAAAGCTCCTCACGCCGATCGAGATCGGGCTGACGGCGGCCATCGTGTCCATCGAGGACAACGAGCCCCTGATCCTGACCGCATCCGGCAGCGACGGCGACGAACTGGCGGGGCTGCCGTTCGGTCCGTTCGATGCCGTCGCGCATCGCACGCTGGAAATCGGGCTGCGCTCGTGGGTCGAAGAACAGACCGGCCTGCGGCTCGGCTATGTCGAACAGCTCTACACGTTCGGCGATCGCGGCCGCCACGCCCGGCGCGGCGACACTGACGCCCATGTTGCCTCGGTCGGCTATCTCGCGCTGACGCGCGCCGCCGACAACACCTCGAAGCCGCAGGTCGCGGGCGCCACCTTCGAGCCCTGGTATCGCTATTTCCCGTGGGAAGACTGGCGCGACGGGCCGCCCGCGATCATCGACAGGACCATCCTCCCGGCCCTGACGGACTGGGCCGCGCAATCCGAAAAGCCGGACACCGCCCGCGCGCTGGCGCGCGGCGACCGGGTGCGGCTCTACTTCGGGACTCAGGGTGCGCAGTGGGACGAGGAGCGCGTGCTCGACCGCTACGAGCTGCTCTACGAAGCGGGCCTGATCGAGGAATCCCGCCGCGACGGCAGACCCGCTGCGCTGGCGCGCAAATCGCTGCCCGCGCTCGGCACGCCGATGCGCTTCGACCACCGCAGAATTCTCGCCACCGCCATCGCCCGGCTGCGCGCCAAACTGAAATATCGCCCGGTGGTGTTTGAACTTCTGCCGCCCGAGTTCACACTAACAGACTTGCAGCGGACCGTTGAGGCGATCTCGGGGCGTCATTTGCACAAGCAGAATTTCCGCCGTCTGGTTGAGAACGGCGCGCTGGTCGAACCGACCGGCGAAATGTCCACACAAACCGGCGGACGGCCCGCCGCGCTGTTTCGTTTCCGCCGCGAAGTGTTGCAGGAGCGGCCCGCGCCGGGATTGCGCGTGCGCGGCCGCCGCCAGAATTGA